One Ostrea edulis chromosome 2, xbOstEdul1.1, whole genome shotgun sequence genomic region harbors:
- the LOC130052293 gene encoding MAM domain-containing glycosylphosphatidylinositol anchor protein 2-like, whose protein sequence is MDDKNIMVGALVLFMFATYSNAEILIRGTENVVVGSQARLQCIARDYDNLSRKLSWYHNGRPVRKSYRNTITELFNDDKNGYALSELQILKVRLGDAGRYTCETDKNHEASFYLTVY, encoded by the exons ATGGATGATAAAAACATAATGGTTGGAGCACTGGTATTATTTATGTTTGCAACGTATTCAAACGCAG AAATCCTCATTCGTGGAACTGAAAATGTGGTGGTGGGATCACAGGCCCGTCTGCAGTGCATTGCACGAGATTACGACAACCTGTCGAGGAAGTTGAGTTGGTATCACAATGGTCGCCCAGTCCGAAAGTCCTACAGAAACACCATCACGGAACTGTTTAACGACGACAAAAATGGATATGCTTTGAGCGAACTCCAGATCCTTAAAGTAAGGCTGGGAGATGCTGGGAGATACACGTGTGAAACGGACAAGAACCACGAAGCCAGTTTTTATCTTACTGTATATTAG
- the LOC130052294 gene encoding uncharacterized protein LOC130052294, with the protein MEVGEINLEAKRQREIWDKYIQQVTREWQVIKEGDTSDGNVLEQICQKEKEQKLTLLSREKERKTKRKNIENKLHSEIRSIELENDTGEVREGEVIKRHCVR; encoded by the exons ATGGAG GTAGGAGAGATAAATCTAGAAGCTAAAAGACAAAGAGAGATTTGGGATAAATATATTCAGCAAGTGACCAGGGAATGGCAAGTAATAAAAGAGGGGGACACGTCCGACGGGAATGTTCTTGAACAGATCTGTcagaaagaaaaagaacaaaAGCTGACGCTCTTATCAAGGGAAAAGGAACGGAAAACAAAACGAAAAAACATAGAGAATAAACTTCACAGCGAGATCAGATCCATAGAACTAGAAAATGACACGGGCGAGGTCCGCGAGGGGGAAGTGATAAAACGGCATTGTGTCAGGTAA
- the LOC130052290 gene encoding integrin beta-1-B-like isoform X1 — protein sequence MEGRKLFRVITIIMFIAKYSDADCQDYARNSEKCNFNGNYQCGKCVCNEPFFGAACECDKGTGTIEDKERQCIRDNDTGLICSGRGECRCGLCQCHSKGMNSFQLYMGTYCECDDYSCQYYSGLLCGGLTRGKCDCGICTCYDGFKGENCGCTTDNSTCVYNGKLCNGQGTCECGRCTCTNPRYFGPQCQDWD from the exons ATGGAAGGCAGAAAGCTGTTTAGAGTGATTACAATAATTATGTTTATTGCAAAATACTCCGATGCAG ACTGTCAGGACTATGCCAGAAACTCAGAAAAATGCAACTTCAATGGAAATTATCAGTGTGGGAAGTGTGTTTGTAACGAGCCATTTTTTGGTGCGGCATGTGAGTGCGACAAAGGAACAGGGACCATTGAAGATAAAGAAAGACAATGCATTCG AGACAATGACACGGGTCTAATCTGTAGCGGTCGGGGGGAGTGTCGATGTGGTTTATGTCAATGTCATAGCAAAGGAATGAATAGCTTTCAGCTATATATGGGGACGTACTGTGAATGTGACGACTACAGCTGCCAGTACTACTCCGGTCTGCTTTGTGGTG GTTTAACGAGAGGAAAATGTGACTGTGGAATATGTACGTGTTACGATGGCTTCAAAGGTGAAAACTGTGGATGTACTACTGACAATAGCACCTGTGTGTATAACGGG aaattatGCAATGGACAAGGAACATGTGAGTGTGGCAGATGCACTTGTACTAATCCCCGTTACTTTGGACCCCAATGCCAGGACTGGGACTAA
- the LOC130052290 gene encoding integrin beta-1-B-like isoform X2 — translation MEGRKLFRVITIIMFIAKYSDADCQDYARNSEKCNFNGNYQCGKCVCNEPFFGAACECDKGTGTIEDKERQCIRDNDTGLICSGRGECRCGLCQCHSKGMNSFQLYMGTYCECDDYSCQYYSGLLCGGLTRGKCDCGICTCYDGFKGENCGCTTDNSTCVYNGAHTVRCITVWVTTP, via the exons ATGGAAGGCAGAAAGCTGTTTAGAGTGATTACAATAATTATGTTTATTGCAAAATACTCCGATGCAG ACTGTCAGGACTATGCCAGAAACTCAGAAAAATGCAACTTCAATGGAAATTATCAGTGTGGGAAGTGTGTTTGTAACGAGCCATTTTTTGGTGCGGCATGTGAGTGCGACAAAGGAACAGGGACCATTGAAGATAAAGAAAGACAATGCATTCG AGACAATGACACGGGTCTAATCTGTAGCGGTCGGGGGGAGTGTCGATGTGGTTTATGTCAATGTCATAGCAAAGGAATGAATAGCTTTCAGCTATATATGGGGACGTACTGTGAATGTGACGACTACAGCTGCCAGTACTACTCCGGTCTGCTTTGTGGTG GTTTAACGAGAGGAAAATGTGACTGTGGAATATGTACGTGTTACGATGGCTTCAAAGGTGAAAACTGTGGATGTACTACTGACAATAGCACCTGTGTGTATAACGGG GCACATACTGTAAGGTGCATCACGGTATGGGTTACAACACCTTGA
- the LOC130052301 gene encoding L-proline trans-4-hydroxylase-like isoform X1, which translates to MMSETKGRSMERHSEYEYTDNVKLTDQAIKDFEEYGYILIRGLLDKEEVNGVLKVLEDSDEMMKQNYEFEEVNKDKKTQRIIWSHPGTDVTGMVARSEKVAGTCEKLLGGEVYHYHGKMILKGAQKGARHLWHQDYGYWYNNGCLFPDMMTVFIPLDPCRKENGCLQILEGSHKCGRIDHHPVLKQAEADLERVEEIKKTCPHKFVEMDPGDALFFHCNMLHHSSDNNSDMRRWVYICTYNRASNDPVIEHHHPRYTPMTKVPNSAIKECTNFTDMSGKDFIHPDRNTSLTSHIRVH; encoded by the exons atgatgt CTGAAACAAAAGGGAGATCCATGGAGCGGCATTCAG AATACGAATACACCGATAATGTTAAGCTCACCGATCAGGCTATAAAGGACTTTGAGGAATATGGATATATTCTTATCAG GGGTCTCCTTGACAAAGAAGAGGTCAATGGGGTCCTGAAAGTATTAGAGGACAGCGATGAAATGATGAAACAAAACTATGAG TTTGAGGAggtaaataaagataaaaagacACAGAGGATTATTTGGTCACACCCTGGTACTGACGTCACCGGAATGGTGGCTCGAAGCGAAAAAGTGGCTGGAACGTGCGAAAAG CTCTTGGGCGGCGAAGTGTATCACTACCACGGCAAGATGATACTGAAAGGCGCACAGAAAGGAGCTCGCCATCTGTGGCACCAAGATTATGG ATACTGGTACAACAATGGCTGTCTTTTTCCTGACATGATGACAGTTTTTATCCCATTAGATCCATGCAGGAAAGAAAATGGCTGCTTACAG atattggaGGGTTCACATAAGTGTGGCCGGATTGACCATCACCCTGTTCTAAAGCAGGCAGAGGCAGACTTGGAACGTGTGGAAGAAATCAAGAAAACTTGTCCTCATAAGTTCGTTGAAATGGATCCCG gcGATGCCCTTTTCTTCCACTGCAATATGCTGCATCATAGCTCAGACAACAACAGTGACATGCGCAGATGGGTGTACATCTGTACGTACAACAGAGCCAGCAACGACCCTGTTATCGAACATCACCACCCACGATACACACCAATGACCAAA GTTCCCAACTCTGCCATTAAAGAATGTACCAATTTCACAGATATGAGTGGGAAGGACTTCATTCACCCTGACCGTAATACCTCCTTGACGTCACACATCCGTGTTCATTAG
- the LOC130052301 gene encoding L-proline trans-4-hydroxylase-like isoform X2: MERHSEYEYTDNVKLTDQAIKDFEEYGYILIRGLLDKEEVNGVLKVLEDSDEMMKQNYEFEEVNKDKKTQRIIWSHPGTDVTGMVARSEKVAGTCEKLLGGEVYHYHGKMILKGAQKGARHLWHQDYGYWYNNGCLFPDMMTVFIPLDPCRKENGCLQILEGSHKCGRIDHHPVLKQAEADLERVEEIKKTCPHKFVEMDPGDALFFHCNMLHHSSDNNSDMRRWVYICTYNRASNDPVIEHHHPRYTPMTKVPNSAIKECTNFTDMSGKDFIHPDRNTSLTSHIRVH, translated from the exons ATGGAGCGGCATTCAG AATACGAATACACCGATAATGTTAAGCTCACCGATCAGGCTATAAAGGACTTTGAGGAATATGGATATATTCTTATCAG GGGTCTCCTTGACAAAGAAGAGGTCAATGGGGTCCTGAAAGTATTAGAGGACAGCGATGAAATGATGAAACAAAACTATGAG TTTGAGGAggtaaataaagataaaaagacACAGAGGATTATTTGGTCACACCCTGGTACTGACGTCACCGGAATGGTGGCTCGAAGCGAAAAAGTGGCTGGAACGTGCGAAAAG CTCTTGGGCGGCGAAGTGTATCACTACCACGGCAAGATGATACTGAAAGGCGCACAGAAAGGAGCTCGCCATCTGTGGCACCAAGATTATGG ATACTGGTACAACAATGGCTGTCTTTTTCCTGACATGATGACAGTTTTTATCCCATTAGATCCATGCAGGAAAGAAAATGGCTGCTTACAG atattggaGGGTTCACATAAGTGTGGCCGGATTGACCATCACCCTGTTCTAAAGCAGGCAGAGGCAGACTTGGAACGTGTGGAAGAAATCAAGAAAACTTGTCCTCATAAGTTCGTTGAAATGGATCCCG gcGATGCCCTTTTCTTCCACTGCAATATGCTGCATCATAGCTCAGACAACAACAGTGACATGCGCAGATGGGTGTACATCTGTACGTACAACAGAGCCAGCAACGACCCTGTTATCGAACATCACCACCCACGATACACACCAATGACCAAA GTTCCCAACTCTGCCATTAAAGAATGTACCAATTTCACAGATATGAGTGGGAAGGACTTCATTCACCCTGACCGTAATACCTCCTTGACGTCACACATCCGTGTTCATTAG